The Deltaproteobacteria bacterium genome has a segment encoding these proteins:
- a CDS encoding FAD-dependent oxidoreductase: MGAAGAAIRLSQAGGWLNCAGRPSLVTDFSPIIPVDPFKKQTSFTGDDPSRPHSILWDKQKFLQANPPPEKPERTVDVAIVGGGMSGLSAAYALKDLKPVILEQSDRFGGNSKGERWDDLAWSIGAAYITTPEKGSDEFTLLTELGLMEKGRMEQAEEGATVLKDRTIRHGFWKGVTDPARADEFKGAWRFFRDIYDNRYPEIPPSIDGPLSPEEFNRMDGIPFKQWIKDNLKPLHPHVEEFLAEYCWSSFGAGADEISAGQGLSFVASDLSGTVAFPGGNAAITEALVERLKKELPSHHLIAGVLAIDVTAQADGVFILYQDTAGRMRSIKAKKCIVASPKFVAKHLVSGLGVSQREAMNRLRYRAYLVANLPLKKKFPSPSYELFRLTGEVPADNREDSKKRPFTDLIFGSWAAGDHPKHSVLTLYKAYPFDGGRTELYVPDAYSNARTEFEKGIPEILKALSLNADDLLDIRITRWGHALPVAETGLIADGTVTRASQPLQDRIFFANQDNWANPCFETALASANEAARMVRGSLK; encoded by the coding sequence GTGGGCGCCGCAGGAGCCGCGATCCGCTTAAGCCAGGCCGGCGGATGGCTCAACTGCGCCGGCCGGCCATCGCTCGTGACCGATTTTTCGCCGATTATCCCCGTTGATCCATTTAAAAAACAAACCTCTTTCACCGGCGACGACCCGTCGCGTCCTCATAGCATCCTTTGGGACAAACAGAAATTCCTTCAGGCGAATCCCCCTCCCGAAAAACCCGAACGAACCGTGGACGTGGCTATCGTCGGCGGCGGCATGAGCGGACTCTCTGCCGCCTATGCGCTCAAGGATTTGAAACCGGTGATTTTGGAGCAGTCTGACCGTTTCGGGGGAAATTCCAAGGGGGAAAGATGGGACGACCTCGCCTGGTCCATCGGCGCCGCCTACATCACCACGCCGGAGAAAGGCTCTGACGAGTTCACCCTGTTGACGGAACTCGGCTTGATGGAAAAGGGCCGGATGGAACAGGCTGAAGAGGGGGCAACCGTCTTAAAAGATCGAACAATCCGTCATGGATTTTGGAAGGGGGTCACCGATCCCGCCCGCGCCGATGAGTTCAAGGGGGCTTGGCGATTTTTTCGCGATATCTATGACAACCGATATCCCGAAATTCCGCCATCCATAGACGGCCCGTTGAGTCCCGAAGAGTTCAACCGGATGGACGGCATCCCTTTTAAACAGTGGATTAAGGATAACCTGAAACCGCTTCATCCGCATGTGGAGGAGTTTTTGGCGGAGTACTGCTGGTCCTCGTTCGGCGCCGGCGCCGATGAAATCTCCGCAGGACAGGGTTTGAGTTTTGTCGCCTCCGACTTGTCCGGAACGGTCGCCTTTCCCGGCGGGAATGCGGCAATTACAGAGGCGCTGGTTGAGCGATTGAAAAAAGAATTACCGTCTCATCACTTGATTGCGGGCGTGCTGGCGATTGATGTTACGGCGCAGGCGGACGGTGTTTTTATTCTTTATCAGGACACCGCCGGCCGCATGCGATCGATCAAGGCAAAAAAATGCATTGTCGCCTCCCCGAAATTCGTGGCCAAGCATTTGGTGTCCGGCCTTGGTGTTTCCCAGAGAGAGGCGATGAACCGATTGCGCTACCGCGCCTATCTGGTGGCCAACCTTCCGTTGAAAAAAAAATTTCCTTCGCCATCCTATGAATTATTCCGCTTAACCGGAGAGGTTCCAGCCGACAACCGGGAAGATTCCAAAAAGCGCCCCTTTACCGACCTGATTTTCGGAAGCTGGGCCGCTGGCGATCATCCGAAACATTCGGTGTTGACATTATACAAGGCCTATCCCTTCGACGGCGGCCGCACAGAGCTTTATGTCCCTGACGCCTATTCCAATGCTCGCACCGAATTTGAAAAAGGGATTCCGGAAATTTTGAAGGCCCTATCGCTGAATGCCGATGATCTGCTGGATATCCGGATCACCCGGTGGGGTCATGCCCTGCCGGTGGCCGAAACCGGCTTGATCGCCGACGGGACGGTCACCCGGGCTTCACAGCCGCTACAAGATCGCATCTTTTTTGCCAACCAGGACAACTGGGCCAACCCCTGCTTTGAAACGGCGCTGGCCAGCGCCAATGAAGCGGCCCGAATGGTTCGTGGGTCGTTAAA
- a CDS encoding 3'(2'),5'-bisphosphate nucleotidase CysQ, whose translation MLEKEYAVAIEAAKKAGQVIAGYFGRQYTVTQKGQDQPVTDADREANRVIHETILSEFPDDGWLSEETKDDAIRLKKKRVWIVDPLDGTKEFIAKIQEFAVSIALVIEGAPVVGVLNNPMTGELYTGRRGEGAYLNRRRLRVSSTKELAGAVLLASRSEIGRGEWHKYTGKFMIRVSGGMACKMALVAGGEADGSFSLQPKNEWDFAAGVLLIEEAGGIVTDVAGQPFAFNKQNPRSPNIVHGNPFIHKKLIELLRK comes from the coding sequence ATGCTTGAAAAGGAATACGCCGTCGCCATCGAGGCCGCGAAAAAGGCGGGTCAGGTTATTGCCGGTTATTTTGGACGGCAATATACGGTGACCCAAAAGGGGCAGGATCAGCCGGTCACCGACGCCGACCGAGAGGCCAACCGCGTGATCCACGAGACCATTCTCTCCGAATTTCCCGACGACGGCTGGCTTTCGGAGGAAACAAAAGATGATGCGATTCGGCTGAAGAAGAAAAGGGTCTGGATTGTCGATCCGCTGGACGGCACCAAAGAGTTCATCGCGAAAATTCAGGAATTTGCCGTCTCCATTGCGCTGGTTATTGAAGGAGCGCCGGTCGTGGGGGTTCTCAACAACCCGATGACCGGCGAACTTTATACGGGGCGAAGGGGAGAGGGGGCCTACCTGAACCGCCGCAGGTTAAGGGTCAGCTCCACAAAAGAGCTGGCCGGCGCGGTCCTTCTTGCAAGCAGGTCGGAAATCGGCCGGGGGGAGTGGCACAAATATACCGGGAAATTCATGATCCGCGTGTCCGGCGGGATGGCCTGCAAGATGGCTCTGGTGGCGGGCGGGGAGGCCGACGGGAGTTTCAGCCTTCAGCCGAAAAACGAGTGGGACTTTGCGGCGGGGGTTTTGCTTATCGAAGAAGCAGGAGGAATTGTTACCGATGTGGCCGGTCAGCCGTTTGCGTTCAACAAACAAAATCCCCGTTCGCCGAATATCGTCCACGGAAATCCGTTCATTCACAAGAAACTGATTGAGTTGTTAAGGAAGTAG